A window from Seriola aureovittata isolate HTS-2021-v1 ecotype China chromosome 14, ASM2101889v1, whole genome shotgun sequence encodes these proteins:
- the rel gene encoding proto-oncogene c-Rel isoform X2 translates to MFVCAGVCTMNVAEPAIQIFEQPKQRGMRFRYKCEGRSAGSIPGEKSSDNNRTYPSLQILNYSGKGKVCVYLVTKNEPYRPHPHDLVGKDCKDGFYEAEFGPERRVIAFQNLGIQCVRRREVKDAIVQRITRAINPFNVPREQLLQTEEYDLNVVRLCIQVLLPDENGHYTRSLNPIVTNPIYDNRAPNTAELRICRVNRNSGSVKGGDEIFLLCDKVQKDDIEVRFFSSDGWEAKGSFSQADVHRQVAIVFKTPSYYNTSITESVTVQMQLRRPSDQEVSEPMDFRYLPDDKDPYGYNEKKRRREHLMKISGLQGGPFAGLAMNRPKAVPQSTMSHMRKDLSNMYLRQPPPPTMQQQPTMFNQPYQPGPQNMMMTSQAPNLQISHSWANPNTALSMDTVTINPSGAMSNLQRLNNSRQQQPNRVSGYPQRAEHNSCENNALPQLSMRDLQCLDSVGQAPVMSQTESQPLFHLQHQRDELVSETRAQNHLSNQNQGLQTGWPNFSQVQNAFNGSVPGGVGGSQVLSSFPYLEGMDGEDFLKGLVGGGSQTGFQLKQEPQIIMGKETHASLMQSPKESQGNTYTNLLPRPMSNGANVDPMRQVGSGNTQALKNPQNLYSNNSMTTEEHFPTLVDWIKATRPSDYKE, encoded by the exons atgtttgtgtgtgcgggTGTCTGCACCATGAATG TGGCTGAGCCAGCGATCCAGATCTTTGAGCAGCCAAAGCAGAGGGGAATGCGCTTCAGGTACAAGTGTGAGGGTCGCTCAGCTGGCAGCATCCCCGGAGAGAAGAGCTCCGACAACAACAGGACCTACCCCAGCCTGCAG atCCTGAATTACTCTGGTAAGGGTAAAGTGTGCGTGTACTTGGTGACGAAGAACGAGCCGTACCGACCGCATCCACACGACCTGGTGGGGAAGGACTGCAAAGACGGATTCTACGAGGCAGAGTTCGGTCCAGAACGCCGAGTGATTGC CTTCCAGAATCTGGGCATccagtgtgtgaggaggagggaagtgAAAGACGCCATTGTACAGAGGATTACCAGAGCGATCAACCCCTTCAACG TGCCACGcgaacagctgctgcagacagaggagTACGACTTGAACGTGGTTCGCCTCTGCATTCAGGTTCTGCTGCCGGATGAGAACGGCCACTACACCCGCTCACTCAACCCCATTGTCACCAACCCCATCTACGACAACA GGGcaccaaacacagcagagctgaGGATCTGTCGGGTCAACAGGAACAGTGGCAGTGTTAAAGGCGGGGACGAGATCTTCTTACTGTGTGACAAAGTACAGAAAG ATGACATTGAAGTGCGGTTCTTCTCCTCTGACGGCTGGGAGGCCAAAGGCTCCTTCTCCCAGGCTGATGTACATCGCCAAGTGGCCATTGTCTTCAAGACTCCGTCCTACTACAACACCTCCATAACAGAGTCAGTCACAGTGCAGATGCAGCTGCGGCGGCCTTCCGATCAGGAAGTCAGCGAGCCAATGGATTTCAGATATCTGCCCGACGACAAGG ATCCTTACGGCTACAACGAGAAAAAGCGCAGAAGAGAGCACTTGATGAAGATATCAGGATTGCAAG GTGGTCCTTTTGCTGGTCTAGCGATGAACAGGCCAAAGGCAGTGCCACAGAGTACCATGAGTCACATGCGGAAAG ACCTCAGCAACATGTACCTGAGACAACCGCCTCCACCTACGATGCAGCAGCAACCGACTATGTTCAACCAGCCCTACCAACCCGGGCCTCAGAatatgatgatgacatcacaggcTCCTAATTTACAAATCAGCCATTCGTGGGCAAATCCCAACACAGCACTCTCAATGGATACAGTCACCATCAACCCCTCTGGTGCCATGAGCAATCTGCAACGTCTTAACAACAGCAGACAACAGCAGCCAAACCGTGTATCTGGTTACCCACAAAGAGCGGAGCACAACAGCTGTGAGAATAATGCCCTCCCTCAGCTCTCCATGAGGGACTTGCAGTGCCTGGATTCAGTCGGCCAGGCACCTGTAATGAGCCAGACAGAGTCCCAGCCACTCTTCCACCTGCAGCACCAAAGGGATGAGCTGGTCTCTGAAACCCGGGCCCAAAACCATCTAAGCAACCAAAACCAGGGTCTCCAGACTGGGTGGCCGAACTTCAGTCAAGTCCAGAATGCCTTTAATGGATCAGTACCTGGAGGAGTAGGTGGCTCACAGGTGCTGAGCTCTTTCCCCTATCTAGAGGGAATGGATGGGGAAGATTTTCTGAAAGGCCTAGTGGGAGGAGGTTCTCAGACTGGCTTCCAGCTGAAGCAGGAGCCCCAGATCATAATGGGAAAAGAGACACACGCTTCTCTTATGCAATCCCCAAAGGAAAGCCAAGGAAATACTTATACCAACTTGCTTCCTCGTCCAATGAGCAATGGCGCAAACGTGGATCCAATGAGGCAAGTTGGTAGTGGCAACACCCAGGCTCTTAAAAATCCGCAGAATCTTTACTCAAACAACAGCATGACCACAGAGGAACACTTTCCAACTTTGGTTGACTGGATCAAAGCAACTCGCCCAAGCGACTACAAGGAGTGA
- the rel gene encoding proto-oncogene c-Rel isoform X1: MFVCAGVCTMNVLMSSMLGDDSHLMAEPAIQIFEQPKQRGMRFRYKCEGRSAGSIPGEKSSDNNRTYPSLQILNYSGKGKVCVYLVTKNEPYRPHPHDLVGKDCKDGFYEAEFGPERRVIAFQNLGIQCVRRREVKDAIVQRITRAINPFNVPREQLLQTEEYDLNVVRLCIQVLLPDENGHYTRSLNPIVTNPIYDNRAPNTAELRICRVNRNSGSVKGGDEIFLLCDKVQKDDIEVRFFSSDGWEAKGSFSQADVHRQVAIVFKTPSYYNTSITESVTVQMQLRRPSDQEVSEPMDFRYLPDDKDPYGYNEKKRRREHLMKISGLQGGPFAGLAMNRPKAVPQSTMSHMRKDLSNMYLRQPPPPTMQQQPTMFNQPYQPGPQNMMMTSQAPNLQISHSWANPNTALSMDTVTINPSGAMSNLQRLNNSRQQQPNRVSGYPQRAEHNSCENNALPQLSMRDLQCLDSVGQAPVMSQTESQPLFHLQHQRDELVSETRAQNHLSNQNQGLQTGWPNFSQVQNAFNGSVPGGVGGSQVLSSFPYLEGMDGEDFLKGLVGGGSQTGFQLKQEPQIIMGKETHASLMQSPKESQGNTYTNLLPRPMSNGANVDPMRQVGSGNTQALKNPQNLYSNNSMTTEEHFPTLVDWIKATRPSDYKE; this comes from the exons atgtttgtgtgtgcgggTGTCTGCACCATGAATG ttcTTATGTCCTCCATGCTGGGAGACGATTCTCACCTAA TGGCTGAGCCAGCGATCCAGATCTTTGAGCAGCCAAAGCAGAGGGGAATGCGCTTCAGGTACAAGTGTGAGGGTCGCTCAGCTGGCAGCATCCCCGGAGAGAAGAGCTCCGACAACAACAGGACCTACCCCAGCCTGCAG atCCTGAATTACTCTGGTAAGGGTAAAGTGTGCGTGTACTTGGTGACGAAGAACGAGCCGTACCGACCGCATCCACACGACCTGGTGGGGAAGGACTGCAAAGACGGATTCTACGAGGCAGAGTTCGGTCCAGAACGCCGAGTGATTGC CTTCCAGAATCTGGGCATccagtgtgtgaggaggagggaagtgAAAGACGCCATTGTACAGAGGATTACCAGAGCGATCAACCCCTTCAACG TGCCACGcgaacagctgctgcagacagaggagTACGACTTGAACGTGGTTCGCCTCTGCATTCAGGTTCTGCTGCCGGATGAGAACGGCCACTACACCCGCTCACTCAACCCCATTGTCACCAACCCCATCTACGACAACA GGGcaccaaacacagcagagctgaGGATCTGTCGGGTCAACAGGAACAGTGGCAGTGTTAAAGGCGGGGACGAGATCTTCTTACTGTGTGACAAAGTACAGAAAG ATGACATTGAAGTGCGGTTCTTCTCCTCTGACGGCTGGGAGGCCAAAGGCTCCTTCTCCCAGGCTGATGTACATCGCCAAGTGGCCATTGTCTTCAAGACTCCGTCCTACTACAACACCTCCATAACAGAGTCAGTCACAGTGCAGATGCAGCTGCGGCGGCCTTCCGATCAGGAAGTCAGCGAGCCAATGGATTTCAGATATCTGCCCGACGACAAGG ATCCTTACGGCTACAACGAGAAAAAGCGCAGAAGAGAGCACTTGATGAAGATATCAGGATTGCAAG GTGGTCCTTTTGCTGGTCTAGCGATGAACAGGCCAAAGGCAGTGCCACAGAGTACCATGAGTCACATGCGGAAAG ACCTCAGCAACATGTACCTGAGACAACCGCCTCCACCTACGATGCAGCAGCAACCGACTATGTTCAACCAGCCCTACCAACCCGGGCCTCAGAatatgatgatgacatcacaggcTCCTAATTTACAAATCAGCCATTCGTGGGCAAATCCCAACACAGCACTCTCAATGGATACAGTCACCATCAACCCCTCTGGTGCCATGAGCAATCTGCAACGTCTTAACAACAGCAGACAACAGCAGCCAAACCGTGTATCTGGTTACCCACAAAGAGCGGAGCACAACAGCTGTGAGAATAATGCCCTCCCTCAGCTCTCCATGAGGGACTTGCAGTGCCTGGATTCAGTCGGCCAGGCACCTGTAATGAGCCAGACAGAGTCCCAGCCACTCTTCCACCTGCAGCACCAAAGGGATGAGCTGGTCTCTGAAACCCGGGCCCAAAACCATCTAAGCAACCAAAACCAGGGTCTCCAGACTGGGTGGCCGAACTTCAGTCAAGTCCAGAATGCCTTTAATGGATCAGTACCTGGAGGAGTAGGTGGCTCACAGGTGCTGAGCTCTTTCCCCTATCTAGAGGGAATGGATGGGGAAGATTTTCTGAAAGGCCTAGTGGGAGGAGGTTCTCAGACTGGCTTCCAGCTGAAGCAGGAGCCCCAGATCATAATGGGAAAAGAGACACACGCTTCTCTTATGCAATCCCCAAAGGAAAGCCAAGGAAATACTTATACCAACTTGCTTCCTCGTCCAATGAGCAATGGCGCAAACGTGGATCCAATGAGGCAAGTTGGTAGTGGCAACACCCAGGCTCTTAAAAATCCGCAGAATCTTTACTCAAACAACAGCATGACCACAGAGGAACACTTTCCAACTTTGGTTGACTGGATCAAAGCAACTCGCCCAAGCGACTACAAGGAGTGA